Proteins from a single region of Mus pahari chromosome 2, PAHARI_EIJ_v1.1, whole genome shotgun sequence:
- the LOC110316351 gene encoding regenerating islet-derived protein 3-gamma, with translation MLPRVTLTIMSWMLLSCLMLLSQVQGEDAKKDAPSSRISCPKGSRAYGSYCYALFSVPKNWFDADLACQKRPSGHLVSLLSGTEASFLSSMIRSSGNSGQYVWIGLHDPTQGQEPNRGGWEWSNADVMNYINWETSSSSSSGSHCGTLSRASGFLKWRENYCSSELPYVCKFKA, from the exons ATGCTTCCTCGTGTGACTCTCACCATCATGTCCTGGATGCTGCTGTCCTGCCTGATGCTTCTTTCTCAGGTGCAAG GTGAAGATGCCAAGAAAGATGCACCATCTTCACGCATCAGCTGCCCCAAGGGCTCCCGTGCCTATGGCTCCTATTGCTATGCCTTGTTTAGTGTACCTAAAAACTGGTTTGATGCAGAT CTGGCCTGCCAAAAGAGGCCCTCTGGACATCTTGTGTCTCTGCTCAGTGGAACTGAagcttccttcctgtcctccatgATTAGAAGCAGTGGTAACAGTGGCCAATATGTGTGGATTGGGCTCCATGACCCGACACAG GGCCAAGAACCCAACAGAGGTGGATGGGAGTGGAGCAATGCTGATGTGATGAATTACATCAACTGGGAGACgagttcctcctcttcctcaggcagTCACTGTGGCACCCTGTCAAGAGCCTCCG GATTTCTGAAGTGGAGAGAGAATTATTGTAGCTCAGAGTTACCCTAtgtctgcaagttcaaggcctag